In a genomic window of Octopus bimaculoides isolate UCB-OBI-ISO-001 chromosome 25, ASM119413v2, whole genome shotgun sequence:
- the LOC128250773 gene encoding uncharacterized protein LOC128250773: protein SVNNNNNRNHNHNNNNNNNNRNHHHNNNNNNKISISNNIKKGISCYSAFSRFVRFDIIATVLSKAYTKPPTLSPSITTTSTFTSTTTTTTTTTITTTTITSTTTTTITSTTNTTTTTTRIVSKCSTSVSTLTTSTSTTPTAITIATSATITTTIVTNITNTTSFLNTITTTTTYSITYNTTIVTFTSFISITTTISIFRISSTDNTITATTTTIISTATYSSSISCSKKWWSRDRRKLCSSRNEAWVDKRKGSNAINKKLLLSPSSSSSFSSSSLSLPSTLSVPSLPLQLLSLSSASSLSSSSSPSPSSSSS from the coding sequence agtgtcaacaacaacaacaacagaaaccacaaccacaacaacaacaacaacaacaacaacagaaaccaccaccacaacaacaacaacaacaataaaatcagcattagtaacaacatcaaaaaagGCATTAGTTGTTATTCTGCTTTTAGTCGTTTTGTACGCTTCGATATCATCGCGACAGTTTTATCAAAAGCATATACAAAGCCACCAACATTATCACCTAGcatcactaccacctctacctttacttctactaccacaactactactactactactattactactactactattacttctactactacaactactattacttctactactaatactaccactactactactagaattgTTAGTAAGTGCAGCACTTCAGTCTCGACACTTACAACTTCTACTTCTACCACACCTACAGCTATCACTATTGCTACTAGTGCAACCATCACTACAACTATTGTTACCAATATTACAAATACTACCTCTTTTcttaatactattactactactactacttattctattaccTATAATACTACTATTGTTACTTTTACTAGCTTTATTTCTATTACCACTACGATTTCTATTTTTAGAATTTCAAGCACGGACAACACtattactgcaactactactactatcatatcAACCGCAACTTACAGCAGTAGTATTAGTTGCAGTAAGAAGTGGTGGTCACGTGACCGGCGTAAACTTTGCTCAAGCCGGAACGAGGCTTGGGTGGACAAACGGAAAGGATCCAACGCGATTAACAAAAAGTTATTGTTATCTCCctcatcttcttcctccttctcatcatcatcattatcattaccatcaacattatcagtgccatcactaccactacaattactatcattgtcatcagcatcatcattatcatcatcatcatcaccatcaccatcgtcatcgtcgtcataa
- the LOC128250774 gene encoding probable serine/threonine-protein kinase yakA, whose amino-acid sequence VLGFKQFGIDKCKEESLESVKLDARRKRFSVLLKGKPHKRKLEERKEKREEKQQLLLDEQEADSVCFVREKEYPSPRVELEFQLHEFRHPSVQPSTTAVSSTAAATPPQPTAVSATVAAAVAAATNNTGSNSSSSCISIISSNNNSISSSSLTSRGTTTTQLYSHPLSNDGSSSSNNNNNNNGSSSSSDNVNNNSINTSNNGGSNNNNSNSSSSTIFPVVTPTTAASPVRPRNLQQQPHPQQAPSNTYFQQQQQHQQQQQQQQQQQQQQQQQQQQQQQRPPLSQTQTTPIQLKVQSQQQQQQQRQHLDLLNNQHRRAPPQQQQQQQPQPQQQQQQQQQQQLQLKNIDRRSNNLTTASAIKTNNSSSSNTSTSSSASSPHNDTISPSHNAARNVLGTSVTNPNATAANTNTNNNGSRCANQVTTTTQMSSQTPAVSSSGAHNPVQSPALELRRLVPQLKPPSRKVYHHHHYYNHNHRHHQQQSHQQLQRQQQKKQQQQLRLQLQPSSFHAQFEAQRQRVQNPQLTETSPAATAAAASTPPPPQPPQPQTQTQPNALSQQQQQQQQPAASRQQQLQQQKQQFQLQLLQTQPQPQPQQQPPKQSPSQQQQQQQQQQQQTSNYTQQKEQQKQLQQLQQQQNYQNQHQLGYSYPHSPSQQQQQQQQQQQQQQQQQQQQQQPQPQQTTTSRQAPPPPLPPPQQHQPQQHLQLRSATATIAAATAAAITISSIASTVTPTETITTTTTTTSTAAIRDATATTSATLSPSSASISLVSSSSSSSSFSPCRQNPYQISNFSFVQSPSHLRSQTHSKHSNNNHLNRQQQQQQQQPQQQQPHQQQQPQQPQLSKQTQNINFTSSPLSGTHHQQTQQQQQQQQPASSQQQQQQQPQPHSKSSEAAQVQNSFNPDNLLNDQLVQLQPIIFPSYRHLNNNSNNNNNNSNNNNQQPHSHHHHHNQHHYYSHHEQQQQQQQQQQQQQQQQQQQQQQQQFHVEREKEKRNNDGGSDEREEKGRRRKEKGEREEEERGRGGGRKAKDDYDDDEEDDIEEEREQQQPLLSSSPQTPPSHEYELANSISWFTASESYERRNTSYSGIAASTITNMSELADGSCYSLSTHQNPTPASCNVLTPEADSDITESFRSVRDELLTGSTEYLPATDGGFGFTYGSGTGNPFVTSGGVVTQDHRRRSGGSRLGLGGYRATNTGINSTVAATAAAAAAHAAAAATNSLLHRQPYYSVTPT is encoded by the coding sequence GTTTTGGGTTTCAAACAATTCGGAATAGACAAGTGTAAAGAAGAGTCGCTGGAGAGCGTTAAATTGGACGCAAGACGCAAACGGTTTAGTGTTCTGCTGAAAGGGAAACCCCATAAAAGAAAACTGGAGGAACGAAAAGAAAAACGGGAGGAGAAGCAACAGCTTCTGCTTGACGAACAGGAAGCGGACAGCGTGTGTTTCGTTCGGGAGAAGGAGTACCCGTCCCCTCGTGTCGAGTTGGAGTTTCAGCTTCATGAATTTCGGCACCCGTCAGTACagccatcaacaacagcagtatcatcaacagcagcagcaacaccaccacaaccGACAGCAGTTTCGGCGActgttgccgctgctgttgctgcagctacTAACAACAcaggcagcaacagcagcagtagctgcattagtatcatcagcagcaacaacaacagcatcagcagcagcagtttaaCCAGTAGAGGAACGACAACAACTCAACTGTACAGTCATCCGTTGAGTAacgatggcagcagcagcagcaacaacaacaacaacaacaacggcagtagcagcagcagcgacaatgttaacaacaacagcatcaataccAGCAATAAtggtggcagcaacaacaacaacagtaatagcagTAGCTCCACCATTTTCCCCGTTGTCACACCAACCACGGCTGCAAGTCCCGTTCGACCACGAAACTTACAGCAGCAACCGCATCCTCAACAGGCCCCAAGCAACACATAttttcagcagcagcaacaacaccagcagcaacaacaacagcagcagcaacaacaacaacaacaacaacaacaacaacaacaacaacaacaaagaccaCCTTTAAGTCAAACACAAACGACGCCGATCCAATTAAAAGTGCaatctcaacaacaacagcaacaacaacgccaacaTCTTGACTTGCTTAACAACCAGCATCGTCGTGCACCaccccaacaacagcaacaacaacagccgcagccacaacaacagcaacaacaacaacaacaacaacagctgcaactgAAAAACATTGACAGAAGATCCAACAATCTCACAACTGCGTCTGCGATTAAgactaacaacagcagcagcagcaacacaagTACAAGCAGCAGCGCTAGCAGCCCTCACAACGACACCATTTCACCGTCTCACAACGCTGCCAGGAACGTTCTGGGTACAAGTGTGACCAACCCCAACGCCACTgccgccaacaccaacaccaacaacaatggcagcaggTGCGCTAACCAAGTGACTACCACCACTCAGATGTCCTCGCAGACACCGGCCGTTTCATCGTCCGGTGCTCACAATCCAGTGCAGTCACCGGCGTTAGAACTGAGACGGCTGGTCCCGCAGCTGAAACCACCTTCGCGAAAGgtgtaccatcaccaccactactataaccacaaccatcgtcatcatcagcagcaatcACACCAACAACTACAGCGACAACAGCagaaaaagcaacagcaacagctgcGCTTGCAATTGCAGCCGAGCAGCTTTCATGCTCAGTTTGAGGCGCAACGTCAACGGGTCCAGAACCCTCAGTTGACAGAAACTTCgccagcagcaacagcggcagcagcatctacaccaccgccaccacaaccaccacagccacaaacacaaacacaaccaaatgcattatcacaacaacaacaacagcaacaacaaccggCAGCGTCaagacaacaacaactgcagcaacagaaacaacaatttcAATTGCAACTCTTACAAACACAACCGCAGcctcaaccacaacaacaaccgccTAAACAATCCccatcacagcaacaacaacaacaacaacaacaacagcaacaaacctcaaattacacccaacaaaaagagcaacagaaacaactacaacaactacagcaacaacaaaactatcAGAACCAGCATCAGCTCGGTTACAGCTACCCTCATTCGccaagccaacaacaacaacaacaacaacaacaacaacaacaacaacaacaacaacaacaacaacaacagcaaccacaaccacaacagaCAACTACATCAcgacaagcaccaccaccaccactaccaccgccacagcAACACCAACCACAACAACACTTGCAGCTAAGGTCGGCGACAGCAACCATCGctgcagcaactgcagcagctaTAACGATCTCGTCAATAGCATCGACAGTGACCCCGACAGAGACGATCACAACGACAACGACTACAACATCGACGGCAGCAATAAGAGATGCCACAGCGACGACATCAGCAACGTTATCACCGTCATCAGCATCCATTTCATTAGtgtcatcatcctcttcatcttcATCGTTTTCACCTTGTCGGCAAAATCCTTATCAAATTTCTAACTTTAGCTTCGTACAGAGTCCCTCGCATCTTCGTTCTCAGACACACAGCAAgcatagcaacaacaaccacctaaacaggcaacaacaacaacaacaacaacaaccacaacaacagcaaccacatcaacaacaacaaccacaacaaccgcAGCTATCAAAACAAACGCAAAACATTAACTTTACTAGCAGTCCACTTTCTGGTACTCACCATCAACAaacgcaacagcaacaacaacaacaacagccagcatcgtcacaacaacaacaacaacaacagcctcagCCTCATTCTAAATCGTCAGAGGCAGCCCAGGTTCAAAACTCATTCAATCCGGATAATTTACTGAATGATCAACTTGTTCAACTCCAGCCAATTATATTTCCTAGCTaccgccatcttaataataatagtaacaacaacaacaacaacagcaacaacaacaaccagcaacctcattctcatcatcatcaccacaaccaacatcattattactcgcatcatgaacaacaacaacaacagcaacaacaacaacaacaacaacaacaacaacaacaacagcagcaacaacagcagcagtttcatgtggaaagggaaaaagagaaaagaaacaacgaTGGCGGCAGCGacgagagagaagagaaaggaagacgaagaaaagagaaaggggagagagaagaggaagagagaggaagaggaggaggaagaaaggcgAAAGATGATTACGACGATGACGAAGAAGATGATATCGAAGAGGAGAGAGAACAACAGCAACCCCTATTGTCTTCTTCGCCGCAGACACCACCAAGCCACGAGTATGAGCTGGCAAACAGCATCTCCTGGTTCACCGCCAGTGAATCGTATGAGAGGAGAAACACGTCGTACAGCGGCATAGCTGCCTCTACCATCACCAACATGTCTGAATTAGCAGATGGAAGTTGTTACAGCCTGTCAACACACCAAAATCCTACTCCGGCCTCCTGCAATGTGCTCACACCAGAAGCAGACAGCGATATCACAGAAAGTTTCCGTTCGGTTCGAGATGAACTTCTCACTGGTTCCACCGAATATCTGCCAGCCACCGACGGAGGTTTCGGGTTTACGTACGGAAGTGGTACGGGCAACCCTTTCGTGACAAGTGGCGGCGTTGTGACACAGGATCATCGACGTCGCAGTGGCGGTTCGCGCCTCGGTCTGGGCGGTTACCGTGCCACCAACACCGGCATCAATTCGACGGTTgccgccaccgccgctgccgcaGCCGCACACGCCGCCGCAGCAGCCACTAACTCGTTGCTGCACCGACAACCTTACTACAGCGTCACTCCCACA